Proteins encoded by one window of Streptomyces sp. NBC_01571:
- a CDS encoding bifunctional diguanylate cyclase/phosphodiesterase: MEPTESAAPDVRLRLRRTTGAWMAGLRTGRSSTRPGAGERDHTPFTATVTTAGRYPAGRGSGLPGHDPERPTSWPTLPAAVVALAALVLGGGFYRAFSDHHALFPSGSVGWSLAVLTGVIVGHLVALGRARWWGGTGSGAALTLAVLLLYGWVAAGMVSLTVVVLVGAARRGRWRQGILHGAADILGIGAGALVLAGFGRVPSVEAPWNPQSWDFYAAPQVVLVAAAYLAVTRVLLWYLHAPGTGGLPTAARTALVRQGLVAVALLGIAPLICVVAVAQPMLLPLFSIPLIALDSTLWIARIRAEEQLRDPLTGLPNRQWLLERTWAALDDAERIGARSALLLIDLDRFRSVNDTLGHLAGDRLLLQIAERLRLALPRGAEAARLGGDEFAVLLPVADSTTSATRVARNLVAALGSPLDLDGLTLVLEASAGLAVFPDHALDAEGLLRRADVAMYQAKRDRTGVEVYESKRDSNTPDRLGLLGDLRRALDAGDVELHYQPKVRFDGQVAGLEALVRWVHPERGKVPPDEFIAIAESSGLMPHLTEYVLETALAQVARWRAQGLWVPVAVNVSPRDVHTPGFAGAVAARLARHGVPAGALQLEITEHVLLEDPQRAADTLAALTGHGVKMSLDDFGTGYSSLVHLRRLPVSELKIDRSFVARLAIDNEDAEIVRCTVDLAHSLGLLVVAEGVEDDETWERLRDLGCDAVQGWLVAAAMPPDEATAWLLARGSRGWQRPRAALPAAE, encoded by the coding sequence ATGGAACCGACCGAGAGCGCCGCCCCGGACGTACGGCTGCGCCTGCGCCGGACGACCGGCGCGTGGATGGCGGGCCTCCGGACGGGACGGTCGTCGACGCGCCCCGGCGCGGGCGAGCGGGACCACACCCCCTTCACCGCCACCGTCACCACCGCGGGCCGGTACCCCGCCGGGCGCGGCTCGGGCCTGCCCGGCCACGATCCCGAACGGCCCACCTCCTGGCCCACGCTGCCCGCGGCGGTCGTCGCACTGGCCGCGCTCGTCCTGGGCGGCGGCTTCTACCGGGCGTTCAGCGACCACCACGCGCTCTTCCCGTCCGGATCGGTCGGCTGGTCGCTGGCCGTGCTGACCGGCGTCATCGTCGGTCATCTGGTCGCCCTCGGCCGCGCCCGCTGGTGGGGCGGCACCGGCTCCGGGGCCGCCCTGACCCTCGCGGTCCTGCTGCTGTACGGCTGGGTGGCCGCCGGGATGGTCAGCCTGACCGTCGTCGTCCTGGTCGGCGCCGCGCGCCGGGGCCGCTGGCGCCAGGGGATTCTGCACGGTGCGGCCGACATCCTCGGTATCGGCGCCGGAGCGCTCGTCCTCGCCGGGTTCGGGCGGGTGCCGTCGGTCGAGGCCCCCTGGAACCCGCAGAGCTGGGACTTCTACGCCGCGCCCCAGGTGGTGCTGGTAGCCGCCGCGTATCTCGCCGTCACCCGCGTCCTGCTCTGGTACCTGCACGCGCCGGGCACCGGCGGCCTGCCGACCGCCGCCCGTACGGCCCTGGTCCGGCAGGGTCTCGTCGCGGTCGCCCTGCTCGGCATCGCGCCGCTGATCTGTGTGGTCGCCGTCGCGCAGCCCATGCTGCTGCCGCTGTTCTCGATCCCCCTGATCGCGCTCGACTCCACGCTGTGGATCGCGCGCATTCGGGCCGAGGAGCAACTGCGCGATCCGCTGACCGGGCTGCCCAACCGGCAGTGGCTGCTCGAGCGCACCTGGGCGGCCCTGGACGACGCCGAACGCATAGGCGCGCGTTCGGCGTTGCTGCTGATCGACCTCGACCGCTTCCGCTCCGTGAACGACACGTTGGGGCATCTCGCCGGGGACCGGCTGCTGCTCCAGATAGCCGAGCGGCTGCGGCTGGCGCTGCCGCGCGGGGCGGAGGCCGCGCGGCTCGGCGGTGACGAGTTCGCCGTGTTACTGCCCGTCGCCGATTCCACGACGTCGGCCACCCGGGTGGCGCGCAATCTCGTCGCCGCGCTCGGTTCGCCGCTCGACCTCGACGGGCTCACCCTCGTCCTGGAGGCCAGTGCCGGACTCGCCGTCTTCCCCGACCACGCGCTCGACGCGGAGGGGCTGCTGCGACGGGCGGACGTGGCGATGTACCAGGCGAAGCGGGACCGTACGGGGGTGGAGGTCTACGAGTCCAAGCGGGACTCGAACACACCGGACCGGCTCGGTCTGCTGGGGGACCTGCGGCGGGCCCTGGACGCCGGTGACGTCGAACTGCACTACCAGCCGAAGGTCCGCTTCGACGGACAGGTGGCCGGCCTCGAGGCACTCGTCCGCTGGGTGCATCCCGAGCGGGGGAAGGTCCCGCCCGACGAGTTCATCGCGATCGCGGAGTCGTCCGGGCTGATGCCGCACCTCACGGAGTACGTGCTGGAGACGGCCCTCGCCCAGGTCGCGCGGTGGCGGGCACAGGGGCTGTGGGTGCCGGTCGCGGTGAACGTCTCGCCGCGCGACGTGCACACCCCCGGCTTCGCCGGCGCGGTCGCCGCCCGGCTCGCCCGGCACGGGGTTCCGGCGGGGGCCCTCCAGCTGGAGATAACGGAACACGTACTGCTGGAGGACCCGCAACGCGCCGCGGACACCCTGGCCGCGCTGACCGGGCACGGGGTCAAGATGTCGCTGGACGACTTCGGCACGGGGTACTCCTCGCTGGTCCATCTGCGCCGGCTGCCCGTCAGCGAACTGAAGATCGACCGGTCCTTCGTCGCGCGGCTCGCCATCGACAACGAGGACGCGGAGATCGTGCGCTGCACGGTGGACCTCGCGCACTCGCTGGGGCTGCTGGTCGTCGCGGAGGGCGTCGAGGACGACGAGACGTGGGAGCGGCTGCGGGATCTGGGGTGCGACGCGGTGCAGGGGTGGCTGGTCGCCGCGGCGATGCCGCCGGACGAGGCCACGGCGTGGTTGCTGGCGCGGGGGTCGCGGGGATGGCAGCGGCCGCGGGCCGCGTTGCCGGCCGCGGAGTAG
- the gatC gene encoding Asp-tRNA(Asn)/Glu-tRNA(Gln) amidotransferase subunit GatC: MPGITREEVAHLARLARLELKAEELDHFAGQLDDIIGAVARVSEVADQDVPPTSHPLPLTNVMRADEVRPSLTPEQALSGAPAQEQQRFKVPQILGED, encoded by the coding sequence ATGCCTGGCATCACGCGCGAGGAGGTCGCCCACCTCGCACGGCTGGCGCGTCTGGAGCTGAAGGCGGAAGAGCTCGACCACTTCGCCGGCCAGCTCGACGACATCATCGGCGCGGTCGCCCGCGTCAGCGAGGTCGCCGACCAAGACGTACCGCCGACCTCCCACCCGCTGCCGCTGACGAACGTCATGCGCGCGGACGAGGTCCGCCCGTCGCTCACCCCCGAGCAGGCGCTCTCCGGCGCCCCGGCCCAGGAGCAGCAGCGTTTCAAGGTGCCGCAGATCCTGGGGGAGGACTAA